The Parasteatoda tepidariorum isolate YZ-2023 chromosome X2, CAS_Ptep_4.0, whole genome shotgun sequence genome includes a region encoding these proteins:
- the LOC139427268 gene encoding serine-rich adhesin for platelets-like has translation MRQTTNHSSRSETTHLNSAKGGKQLNSTWQQERNNSTQLRERQLNSIQKQEANNSTQLGCRKKTTHLIKREKQLNSATGGKQLISTLQQDESNSTQQQERIISTQLSSRRQTTQLSSRKETTSLNLATGGIRTQSSTLLQRTCLSGCLATDGKQPNSTWQQEANNSAQQQERNNSTQFSNGRQAAQLNSATKGKQLNSTLQHNENNSSQQQEANNSTYIGSRRGTTLLNLEAGGIRTQSSSLLQRTCLSGCLATDGKQPNSTWQQEVNNSTQQQERSNSTQFSNGRQAAQLNLATKGKQLNSTLQHIENNSSQQQENGKIFENLTVSGIRTQSPSLLQRTCLSGCLVTDGKQPNSTWQQEASNSTQQQERNNSTQFSNGRQAAQLNFSGAVKQLNSAAEEKQLNSVAKGKQLNSTLQHIENNSSQQQEANNSTHIGGRRVTTELNLEAEANNSTQQQEETNSTQLSNWRQTSQLDLEAGEKQLNSTQQQEAKNSSQFGSRRQSTQLNLAAGGKNSTLQQEKNSSTQQQEENNSTQQQEINNSTKHGSRMKTAHPFSQ, from the exons aTGAGGCAAACAACTAATCACAGCAGTAGGAGTGAAACAACTCATCTCAATTCAGCAAAAGgaggcaaacaactcaactcaacttggcagcaggagagaaacaactcaactcaactta GAGAGAGACAACTTAACTCAATTCAGAAACAGgaggcaaacaactcaactcaacttggctgcaggaaaaaaacaactcacctcataaaaagagaaaaacaactcaactcagcaacaGGAGGAAAACAACTCATCTCAACCTTGCAGCAGGATGAAAGCAATTCAACTCAGCAGCAGGAGAGAATCATctcaactcaactcagcagcagaaggcaaacaactcaactcagcagcaGGAAAGAAACAACTTCACTCAACTTAGCAACAGGAG ggattcgaacccagtccTCAACCCTCCTGCAGCGAACTTGCTTGTCTGGCTGCCTAGCAACTGATGGCAAACAACCCAACTCAACTTGGCAGCAGGAGGCAAACAACTCAGCTCAACAGCAGGagagaaacaactcaactcaattCAGCAACGGGAGGCAAGCAGctcaactcaactcagcaacaaaaggcaaacaactcaactcaactttgCAGCATAATGAAAACAACTCATCTCAGCAACAGgaggcaaacaactcaactTATATTGGCAGCAGGAGAGGAACAACTCTGCTCAACTTAGAAGCTGGAG ggattcgaacccagtccTCATCCCTCCTGCAGCGAACTTGCTTGTCTGGCTGCCTAGCAACTGATGGCAAACAACCCAACTCAACTTGGCAGCAGGAGgtaaacaactcaactcaacagCAGGAGAGAAGCAACTCAACTCAATTCAGCAACGGGAGGCAAGCAGCTCAACTCAACTTAGCAACAAAaggcaaacaactcaactcaactttgCAGCATATTGAAAACAACTCATCTCAGCAACAGgag aatggaaaaatttttgaaaatttgaccgtttctgggattcgaacccagtccCCATCCCTCCTGCAGCGAACTTGCTTGTCTGGCTGCCTAGTAACTGATGGCAAACAACCCAACTCAACTTGGCAGCAGGAGGCAAGCAACTCAACTCAACAGCAGGagagaaacaactcaactcaattCAGCAACGGGAGGCAAGCAGCTCAACTTAACTTTTCAGGAGCGGTGAAACAACTCAATTCAGCAGCAGAagagaaacaactcaactcagtaGCAAAaggcaaacaactcaactcaactttgCAGCATATTGAAAACAACTCATCTCAGCAACAGgaggcaaacaactcaactcataTTGGCGGCAGGAGAGTAACAACTGAACTTAACTTAGAAGCA GAGGCAAACAATTCAACTCAGCAGCAGGAGGAAAccaactcaactcaactcagcaacTGGAGGCAAACATCTCAACTCGACTTGGAAGCAGGagagaaacaactcaactcaactcagcaacaGGAGGCAAAGAACTCATCTCAATTTGGCAGCAGGAGGCAAAGTACTCAACTCAATTTGGCAGCAGGAGGCAAAAACTCAACTCTGCAACAGGAGAAAAACAGCTCAACTCAGCAACAGGAGGAAAACAATTCAACTCAGCAGCAAGAGATAAACAACTCAACTAAACATGGCAGCAGGATGAAAACAGCTCatcctttttctcaataa
- the LOC139427267 gene encoding putative uncharacterized protein DDB_G0274435: MRQTTKLSSRSETTHLNSAKGATDGKQPNSTWQQEANNSTQQQLSNNSTQQQERNNSPQQQERNNSTQQQERNNSSQFSNGRQAVTLNFSGAVKQLNSAAGEKQLFSTQQQKANNSTQLCSIMKTTHLREKQLISIQQKEANNSTKLGSKRETAQLISAAGGKQLNSNWQQEKNNSPYKQEKNNSTQQQEENKSSKPCSRMNLTQLSSRRESSQLNSAAEENFTVSGIPTQSPSLLQRTCLSGCLATDGKQQNSTWQQEANISNKQQERNNSTQKQERNNSTQQQERNNSSQFSNGRLAAQLNFSGAVKQLNSAAGEKQLISTQQQISNNFTQLCSIMKTTHLRNRRQTTQLILAAGEEQLNLTKKQKANKSTNIGSSRETARLNLEAGGKKLN, encoded by the exons aTGAGGCAAACAACTAAACTCAGCAGTAGGAGTGAAACAACTCATCTCAATTCTGCAAAAGgag CAACTGATGGCAAACAACCCAACTCAACTTGGCAGCAGgaggcaaacaactcaactcagcagcaGTTGAgtaacaactcaactcaacagCAGGAGAGAAACAACTCACCTCAACAGCAGGagagaaacaactcaactcaacagCAGGAGAGGAACAACTCAAGTCAATTCAGCAACGGGAGGCAAGCAGTTACACTTAACTTTTCTGGAGCGgtgaaacaactcaactcagcagcaGGAGAGAAACAACTCTTCTCAACTCAGCAACAAAAGGCAAACAACTCCACTCAACTTTGCAGCATAATGAAAACAACTCATCTCA GAGAGAAACAACTCATCTCAATTCAGCAAAAGgaggcaaacaactcaactAAACTTGGCAGCAAGAGAGAGACAGCTCAACTCATCTCAGCAGCTGGAGGCAAGCAACTCAACTCAAACTGGCAgcaggaaaaaaacaactcaccttataaacaagagaaaaacaactcaactcagcaacaGGAGGAAAACAAGTCATCTAAACCTTGCAGCAGGATGAACTTAACTCAACTCAGCAGCAGGAGAGAATCATCTCAACTTAACTCAGCAGCAGAag aaaatttcaccGTTTCTGGGATTCCAACCCAGTCCCCATCCCTACTGCAGCGAACTTGCTTGTCTGGCTGCCTAGCAACTGATGGCAAACAACAAAACTCAACTTGGCAGCAGGAGGCAAACATCTCAAATAAACAGCAGGagagaaacaactcaactcaaaagcaggagagaaacaactcaactcaacagCAGGAGAGAAACAACTCAAGTCAATTCAGCAACGGGAGGCTAGCAGCTCAACTTAACTTTTCAGGAGCGGTGAAACAACTCAATTCGGCAGCAGGAGAGAAACAACTCATCTCAACTCAGCAACAAATTTCAAACAACTTCACTCAACTTTGCAGCATAATGAAAACAACTCATCTCAGAAACAGgaggcaaacaactcaactcataTTGGCAGCAGGAGAGGAACAACTGAACTTAACCAAGAAGCAGAAGGCTAACAAATCAACTAATATTGGCAGCAGCAGAGAAACAGCTCGGCTCAACTTAGAAGCAGGAGGCAAAAAACTCAACTGA
- the LOC139427266 gene encoding putative leucine-rich repeat-containing protein DDB_G0290503: MRGERLRSETVIFWRFLLVGKKNFYWEETGKIQGSMRKTTQLNSAAREAGSKQLNSTWQLDENNSTQLGNRRQTTQLNLAAGETQLNSTQLSSWWQTTPLNLIAGESNSTKQQEANNSTQQQAKTTQLSNRRQTIQLSSRRETTQLNSTQQEEANNSTKLCSGREKTQLILEAGSKQLNSSWQHDENNSTQQQEERENTTQHSKWRQTTLLGSSRETTQLNLEAGSIQHNSTATGGKQLNSAAGEKQLNSAKGDNKLNSNWQRYEKNSSQQQEANNSTQLQMRNNSTQQLEKERDNLTQLSNRRQTTQLNLTAGENQLNSAKGEKNSTQLRNKRNFSAGLFSRMKTTQLSNRRQTTQLNLAAGEKQLNSTWDNYTNNPTQLGSRREKTQLISRMKTTHLSNRRQTTQLSSSS, from the exons atgagaggAGAGAGGCTTAGAAGCGAAACTGTG ATATTCTGGAGGTTTCTgcttgtaggaaaaaaaaatttttattgggaggaaactggaaaaatccagggCAGCATGAggaaaacaactcaactcaactcagcagcaAGAG AAGCAGGAagcaaacaactcaactcaacttggCAGCTGGAtgaaaacaactcaactcaactcggcaacaggaggcaaacaactcaactAAACTTGGCAGCAGGAGAGACACAACTCAACTCAACACAACTCAGCAGCTGGTGGCAAACAACTCCACTCAACTTGATAGCAGGAGAAAGCAACTCAACAAAGCAACAGgaggcaaacaactcaactcagcagcaggctaaaacaactcaactcagcaacaGGAGGCAAACAATTCAACTCAGCAGCAGGagagaaacaactcaactcaactcaactcagcaggaggaggcaaacaactcaactAAACTTTGCAGCGGGAGAGAAAAAACTCAACTCATCTTAGAAGCTGGAagcaaacaactcaactcatcTTGGCAGCATGAtgaaaacaactcaactcagcaacaGGAG GAGAGAGAGAACACAACTCAGCACAGCAAATGGAGGCAAACAACTCTACTCGGCAGCAGTagagaaacaactcaactcaacttagAAGCTGGAAGTATACAACACAACTCAACAGCAACAGgaggcaaacaactcaactcagcagcaggggaaaaacaactcaactcagctAAAGGAGACAATAAACTCAACTCAAATTGGCAGCGGTATGAAAAGAACTCATCTCAGCAACAGgaggcaaacaactcaactcagctGCAGATgagaaacaactcaactcagcaacTGGAG AAGGAGAGAGACAACTTAACTCAACTCAGTAACAGgaggcaaacaactcaactcaacttgaCAGCAGGAGAAAATCAGCTCAACTCagcaaaaggagaaaaaaactctACTCAACTCAGAAACAAGAGGAACTTTTCAGCAGGACTTTTCAGCAGGATGAAAACAACGCAACTGAGCAACAGgaggcaaacaactcaactcaacttggCAGCAGGAgaaaaacaactcaactcaacttggGACAATTATACAAACAACCCGACTCAACTAGGGAGCAGGAGAGAAAAAACTCAACTTATCAGCAGGATGAAAACAACTCATCTCAGCAACAGgaggcaaacaactcaactcagcagcaGCAGTTAA